The Mercurialis annua linkage group LG8, ddMerAnnu1.2, whole genome shotgun sequence genome window below encodes:
- the LOC126660937 gene encoding uncharacterized protein LOC126660937 codes for MCAATATGEWWARGIVAGQIGGAFSHESEHDLALMVSDFLENGSSGPDSWCSSDSESGLSDLHHLADKISFYRHSVTQYESDLLCLVQSLLVSIKEADLHLVKSGPCNAGCIRYSLVKLLRLAGYDAAVCTSRWQGGGKVPGGDHEYVDVVNFVGGSSERLIIDIDFQSHFEIARAVDSYDRILKSLPIVYVGSLNRMKQYLQVMVEAAKSSLKQNSMPLPPWRSLAYLQAKWLSPYKRHLIPGDQDFTGINSSDHRQCSEQLKRLQSSLQSEIEEERLLKPINSDCSWRIKRERRRHSLLRGL; via the exons ATGTGTGCGGCGACGGCGACGGGGGAATGGTGGGCGAGGGGTATAGTAGCGGGGCAGATCGGAGGAGCATTTAGCCATGAAAGTGAGCATGATTTGGCTCTTATGGTTAGTGATTTTCTTGAGAACGGTAGTAGCGGACCGGATTCTTGGTGCAGTAGCGATAGCGAGTCTGGTCTGTCCGATCTTCATCATCTCGCCGATAAAATTTCG TTCTACAGACACTCAGTGACTCAATATGAGAGTGACTTGCTGTGTTTAGTTCAATCTCTTCTTGTGTCAATCAAGGAGGCAGATCTTCACCTTGTTAAGTCTGGTCCATGTAATGCCGGTTGCATAAGATATTCCTTGGTAAAGCTATTGAGACTAGCTGGTTATGATGCTGCTGTGTGCACATCGCGGTGGCAGGGCGGTGGCAAGGTTCCTGGAG GGGATCATGAGTATGTTGATGTGGTCAATTTTGTTGGTGGAAGTTCAGAGCGTTTGATTATTGATATTGACTTTCAAAGTCATTTTGAGATAGCTAGAGCTGTTGATTCTTACGATAGAATATTGAAGTCACTTCCGATTGTTTATGTGGGTTCGTTGAACAGGATGAAGCAGTATCTACAAGTTATGGTCGAAGCTGCTAAATCGTCTCTTAAACAAAACTCCATGCCTCTCCCTCCGTGGAGATCTCTTGCTTACTTGCAAGCAAAGTGGCTCTCGCCATACAAGAGGCATTTAATCCCGGGTGATCAAGATTTTACTGGCATCAACTCTTCAGATCATAGGCAGTGCTCGGAACAGTTAAAGAGGCTGCAATCTTCGCTTCAATCTGAAATTGAAGAAGAGCGTCTCTTGAAACCCATAAACAGTGATTGCAGCTGGAGAATAAAACGCGAGAGGCGGAGACATTCATTACTGAGGGGTCTCTAA